From a single Candidatus Poribacteria bacterium genomic region:
- the cas2 gene encoding CRISPR-associated endonuclease Cas2 has product MFYVISYDIPDDRRRGQLAKVLKGFGTRVQYSVFEAHLTRTQYEALQRAVAGVIDLSEDSVRYYALCGACTRRIEVPAVGEVTSDPQTIVV; this is encoded by the coding sequence ATGTTCTATGTTATTTCTTATGATATTCCGGATGACCGGCGACGCGGTCAACTCGCCAAAGTCCTCAAAGGGTTCGGCACCCGCGTCCAATACAGTGTGTTTGAAGCGCACCTGACCCGGACACAGTACGAGGCACTCCAGCGCGCCGTCGCAGGTGTTATTGATCTTTCTGAGGATTCAGTTCGTTACTACGCGCTCTGTGGTGCCTGCACCAGACGCATTGAAGTCCCTGCTGTCGGTGAGGTAACGTCGGATCCCCAGACAATCGTCGTTTGA
- the cas6 gene encoding CRISPR system precrRNA processing endoribonuclease RAMP protein Cas6, giving the protein MLTDDGLMLGLADVMPAAPHATDTIELEFITPTSIKVDGKWTGKLTFEHLIRNLLRRIRFLSYFHCGEDLDVDAHGLIAASTAVSHDSRLNWLRKDRYSDRAEKFVPMGGFIGKIHFSGELEPFLPFIYLGEYLHIGHHTAFGFGQYRICGLGDNPPPIN; this is encoded by the coding sequence ATGCTGACGGATGATGGACTGATGCTTGGGTTGGCAGATGTGATGCCCGCTGCGCCGCATGCCACCGATACGATTGAACTGGAATTTATCACACCTACCAGTATCAAAGTCGATGGCAAGTGGACAGGCAAACTAACGTTTGAACACCTCATCCGCAATTTGCTGCGGCGGATCCGGTTCCTGAGTTATTTCCATTGTGGCGAGGATTTGGATGTGGATGCTCACGGCTTAATTGCGGCTTCCACTGCTGTCAGTCATGATTCTCGCTTGAATTGGCTTAGGAAGGATCGGTACTCTGACCGAGCGGAGAAATTCGTGCCGATGGGTGGGTTTATTGGGAAAATCCATTTTTCAGGGGAATTAGAGCCGTTTCTACCGTTTATCTATCTTGGTGAGTATCTGCACATCGGGCATCATACGGCGTTTGGGTTTGGACAGTACCGCATCTGTGGATTGGGAGACAACCCGCCGCCGATAAACTGA